The following are from one region of the Stanieria sp. NIES-3757 genome:
- a CDS encoding UBA/THIF-type NAD/FAD binding protein has protein sequence MLNPNLDEIELTQDDYQRYSRHIILPEVGLEGQKRLKAASVLCIGTGGLGSPLLLYLAAAGIGRIGIVDFDTVDHSNLQRQIIHGTSWVGKPKIESAKQRILEINPYCQIDLYQTAITSANALDIFAPYDVIVDGTDNFPTRYLTNDACVLLNKPNVYGSIFRFEGQATVFNYQDGPNYRDLYPEPPPPGMVPSCAEGGVLGVLPGIIGTIQATETIKIILGAENTLSGRLLLYNAWDMKFRELKLRPNPVRPVIEKLIDYDEFCGIPQAKAAEAKQQGEIPEMTVQELKELIDRGADAFILLDVRNVNEYEIAKIPGSILVPLPEIEDGDGIEKIKQLANGHRLIAHCKMGGRSAKALGILKEAGIEGTNVKGGITAWSKEIDSDVPLY, from the coding sequence ATGTTAAATCCCAATTTGGATGAAATAGAACTGACTCAAGACGACTATCAGCGATATTCTCGTCATATTATTTTGCCAGAGGTAGGACTGGAGGGACAAAAACGCTTAAAAGCAGCTAGCGTTCTCTGTATTGGCACTGGTGGACTTGGTTCACCTTTGTTGCTTTATTTGGCAGCAGCCGGAATTGGTAGAATTGGTATTGTCGATTTTGATACAGTCGATCACTCCAATTTACAACGTCAAATTATTCACGGTACATCTTGGGTAGGTAAACCCAAAATCGAATCAGCCAAACAGAGAATTTTAGAGATAAATCCTTATTGTCAGATAGATTTATACCAAACTGCTATAACTTCAGCTAATGCCCTCGATATTTTTGCTCCCTATGATGTAATAGTCGATGGGACAGATAATTTTCCTACTCGTTATTTAACTAACGATGCTTGTGTTCTTTTAAACAAACCTAATGTTTATGGTTCAATTTTCCGTTTTGAAGGACAAGCGACTGTCTTTAATTACCAAGATGGACCAAACTATCGCGATTTATATCCCGAACCACCACCACCAGGAATGGTTCCTTCTTGTGCTGAAGGCGGAGTCTTAGGAGTACTCCCAGGTATCATTGGCACCATCCAAGCTACAGAAACAATTAAAATTATTCTTGGTGCAGAAAATACTCTCAGTGGTAGATTACTGCTTTACAATGCTTGGGATATGAAGTTCCGTGAACTGAAACTAAGACCCAATCCAGTACGTCCTGTCATTGAAAAATTAATTGATTACGACGAGTTTTGCGGTATTCCTCAAGCTAAGGCAGCCGAAGCGAAACAACAAGGTGAAATTCCTGAAATGACGGTACAAGAGTTAAAAGAACTGATCGATCGCGGTGCGGATGCTTTTATTTTGCTCGATGTCCGTAACGTCAACGAATACGAAATTGCGAAAATTCCAGGTTCTATTTTAGTACCCTTACCAGAAATTGAAGATGGTGATGGAATCGAAAAAATTAAGCAATTAGCCAACGGTCACCGTTTAATCGCTCATTGTAAAATGGGTGGAAGATCGGCAAAGGCTTTAGGTATTTTGAAAGAAGCTGGCATTGAAGGTACAAACGTTAAAGGCGGCATTACTGCTTGGAGTAAAGAAATAGATTCCGACGTTCCACTTTATTAA